The segment GTCGAGGAACTGTCCTTCCGTGTAGCCGATGTAGACGCCGGTGTGCGGCTGCTCGACGTCCAGGCCGGTGGACCGGGCCACGATCGCGGCCAGGTCGACCTGGGCGGCGAAGCGGTTCGCGGCGTCGCCGACGGCCGCGTTGCGCTTGCCGTTGTGCCGGTAGCCGTCAGCGGCGAGGGCCTGTTCGGCTTCCGCCGCCATGGCGGCGACCAGTTCACTGGGGAAGGGCTGGTCCCACAGGTGGCGGGGCTGCACCCGCTGGTGCACGGCGAGGCTCTGCACCGCACTCCGGACGGCGGTCAGGTCGTCGTGCCACCGGGTCGGGTCACTCACGGTGGTGCGGGTCTGGAGCCAGGCTGTCCACTCGCGGCTCCACTCGCCCGGCGCCACGACGACCGGAGCTGACGCGGGGGCGCTGCCGATCAGGGTGTCCACCCGGTCGAGTGCGGCTTGCGTGGACTCGACCAACTCGGTGTTCCCCTTGGCGATCCGCAGCCGCAGCGCCTCTTGCAGATGTGTACGGGCGCCCATGAGGTCGCCGCGTTCCATGAGGTGCTTGCCGAAGTGCTGGAGCGCGAAGTCGAGGAGTTCCGGGCACTTGCTCCGCGCGGTGTCCAGGGCGTTGCGGTAGAACGTCTCCGCGGTCTCGACGTCGCCCGCGTAGCGGTGGGCGTCACCGAAGTTGAGTTCGGTGGCGACGACGGCCCGGACGTTCCCGCTGGTGATGGCCAGTTCGAGCGACCGTCGGAGGAACGTGTGTGCCTCGGCGTAGTTCCCGAGGCTCATCTCGGCGATGCCGATCCACCGGGTCAGGACACGAATCCGGTCGGGACCGGGGCTGGTGGCCAGCTCCTCCCGAAGCCCCTGCAATGCGGTGGTCAGCTCGGCCCGGTCGGTGGGAACCATCCGCAGGTCTGCGTCTTGTCTGATGAGGTGCTGGAGCACTGGGCCTTCCCTCGGTCGGTTGCGGTCAGCCTGGCACTACAGCTGGTCGATCTGCTGGCGCAGACCGTTCAGCAGGTCCACCCCGTGCGGGGTGAAGTGCTCACCCAGGACTTCGAGTTCGCGCATGAGGTAGCGGGCCGCCGGCAGTCCTTCGTCGTAGGCGCTCCGGAAGCACCCCCGCTCGTTGGCGGTCAGGTCGTCACGGTCCAGCTCGGTACGGCGGAACCGCAGCAACTGGCTGTAGACGCAGGTCGCGTGGAAGGCGCGGTCGATCTCCCAGGACTGGTTGCGTGCGACGCCCTGACCGGCCCGCCACGCGATCTCGATCTTCGGTGAGGCCTCGGAGGAGTACCCGTCGGCGAAGACCTGGTGCTGGTGGATGTGCAGGGCGATCGACTGGTGCGTCCCCTCGTGCAGCAGGTTCTCCGCCAGGAACAGCGGCGACGGCTCCGGGCTGACGGTGTTCGGCGGGATGTGGTGCCGGGCCTTGTCGGAGAACACGATGACGTACGGGAGCGCCGGGTCACTGGAGCTGGTCAGCGACGAGATGGGGACACCGGGCTTGAGGCCCACCCAGAGCATGCCGCGAACGAACTCGCGCATGCGCTCGAAGCCCTGGGGGTGGACCAGCGACAGGCGGTCCAGCGCAGTCATCAGCGCCGCACGTCGCTCGTCGGTGTGCTCCACGATCTGGTAGTTCGCCAGGTTGATGTCGTCGGCGATCTCGC is part of the Kitasatospora cineracea genome and harbors:
- a CDS encoding tetratricopeptide repeat protein — encoded protein: MVPTDRAELTTALQGLREELATSPGPDRIRVLTRWIGIAEMSLGNYAEAHTFLRRSLELAITSGNVRAVVATELNFGDAHRYAGDVETAETFYRNALDTARSKCPELLDFALQHFGKHLMERGDLMGARTHLQEALRLRIAKGNTELVESTQAALDRVDTLIGSAPASAPVVVAPGEWSREWTAWLQTRTTVSDPTRWHDDLTAVRSAVQSLAVHQRVQPRHLWDQPFPSELVAAMAAEAEQALAADGYRHNGKRNAAVGDAANRFAAQVDLAAIVARSTGLDVEQPHTGVYIGYTEGQFLDFHVDEAGFGEANLIICLARTRRPGTAKASTTVFISAAGYLECDLAAGSGVVFDGALTPHGRTPLGAGESVTLISLGFRTRDQAGRVLSDLPPVPA